The Spirosoma foliorum genome has a window encoding:
- a CDS encoding O-antigen ligase family protein produces the protein MKQFNKTRSLNNNSINFKSLMFMVYIILLIPTCRFVTEFQNSFYLFEYTLLFALPALKTLLLDVKFRKVVFKYSTALMFFYIIYFTTFYYKEGKIFSGYLNSFIFIFHIIIISYFLYENEFFFKNSLVLVFNILSIFFVFIPHYKYTNSLTLGNFYNLLDEVGIFNGTLEAPSIVAICLLLNFFVLKNTNKKKWFYSICILFSIFQLLLFSRRGLIFSSLISIIYVYIVSRNKFKISVYWQGVLIFVPFLWNILSPALVIMQEMGFFSIFTTRNDLDEIKTATGRLIAWQEIISLILSFDSKYILGYWGELPQNWFLNTEDGSRYAHAHNTFLQLFVEGGYMSLILLSIIILKCISNIKKMVSLKIISMCYSPILFTFFLTISGTESLLRGISFLNFFFIIIYLSLCFEVEYFERSFIDKTEYKKKYVDYKYDFIRE, from the coding sequence ATGAAGCAGTTTAATAAAACTCGTTCTTTAAATAATAATAGCATCAATTTTAAATCATTGATGTTTATGGTTTATATTATACTTTTAATACCCACATGTAGGTTTGTTACTGAATTTCAAAATTCATTTTATTTGTTTGAATATACGTTATTGTTTGCATTACCTGCACTCAAAACTCTTTTACTTGATGTGAAATTTAGAAAAGTAGTATTTAAATATTCTACTGCCTTAATGTTTTTTTACATAATATATTTTACTACATTCTATTATAAAGAGGGGAAAATATTTAGTGGCTATTTAAATAGTTTTATTTTTATTTTTCATATTATCATAATAAGTTACTTTTTATATGAAAATGAATTTTTCTTTAAAAATAGCTTGGTGCTAGTCTTTAATATTCTAAGTATTTTTTTTGTTTTTATACCACACTATAAATATACGAATTCATTAACCTTGGGGAATTTTTATAATCTATTGGACGAAGTAGGTATATTTAATGGAACACTAGAAGCCCCTTCAATTGTCGCAATTTGCTTATTATTAAACTTTTTTGTACTAAAGAATACAAATAAGAAGAAATGGTTTTACTCTATTTGTATTTTATTTTCTATTTTCCAATTGTTGTTATTTAGCCGTCGTGGATTAATATTTAGCTCTTTAATAAGTATTATTTATGTGTATATAGTCTCAAGAAATAAGTTTAAGATATCTGTATATTGGCAAGGTGTGTTAATATTCGTGCCCTTTTTATGGAATATATTGTCTCCCGCATTAGTAATAATGCAAGAAATGGGCTTTTTCTCTATATTTACTACACGCAATGATCTAGACGAAATAAAAACAGCAACAGGTAGATTAATTGCTTGGCAAGAGATAATAAGTTTAATTTTATCATTTGATTCAAAATATATATTAGGATATTGGGGGGAGTTGCCTCAGAATTGGTTTTTGAATACTGAAGATGGTAGTAGATATGCACATGCCCACAATACTTTTTTGCAATTATTTGTTGAGGGAGGTTATATGTCTTTAATATTACTATCAATAATAATATTAAAATGTATTTCGAATATAAAAAAAATGGTTTCATTGAAAATTATATCGATGTGTTATTCTCCAATTCTCTTTACATTTTTTTTGACAATTAGTGGTACAGAGTCTCTATTAAGAGGAATATCGTTTTTAAATTTTTTTTTTATAATTATATATCTCTCTCTATGTTTTGAAGTTGAATATTTTGAACGAAGTTTTATAGATAAAACTGAATATAAAAAAAAATATGTAGACTATAAATATGATTTTATTAGAGAGTAA
- a CDS encoding glycosyltransferase: MNKKIVFYTQIYFLDASLEYIKFVSNYYKVSVFIELYPGSTKANIFDLEADLENFSPITNYNEVKSDWKLERFDEYLTKCESVNFVIFKKKTGFKAFFESFLMSKKIIKKFEAIAPDYIHFDDSSNRQFFLLKFILHNRKICILNVHDPKPHKGEFYILRTIHRFLLFTVTTTFVTFSEYSKNLLHKEIRKSKKIFKLKLSPYSIYKSFISKENNTNYCYDIAFVGRLSPYKGIDILLETIQLLKQENNSIKAIIAGKSVEGYNINQPQYLFDNLKVIDRHLNIIEMVEIIVTSKIVICPYTEATQSGVIMTAHALGRPVIVTNVGGLPEYILQSKNGIVLASNTCAELANQIKLLLENNNFISMITYLENDSKSFTTRNDFSHNISTIAELYV, translated from the coding sequence ATGAACAAGAAGATTGTATTTTATACTCAAATTTATTTTCTAGATGCTTCTCTAGAATATATTAAATTTGTTTCAAATTATTATAAAGTAAGTGTTTTTATTGAATTATATCCTGGATCGACTAAGGCTAACATATTTGATCTTGAAGCAGATTTAGAAAACTTTTCACCTATTACAAATTATAATGAAGTTAAATCTGATTGGAAGCTTGAACGTTTTGATGAATATTTAACAAAATGTGAATCTGTAAATTTTGTTATTTTTAAAAAAAAAACTGGTTTCAAAGCTTTTTTTGAATCGTTTTTGATGTCGAAAAAAATTATAAAAAAGTTTGAAGCAATAGCCCCAGATTATATTCATTTTGATGACTCATCAAATCGACAGTTTTTTTTATTGAAATTTATTTTACATAATCGTAAAATTTGTATTTTAAATGTACACGATCCTAAACCTCATAAGGGTGAATTCTATATTTTAAGGACAATTCATAGGTTCCTATTATTTACGGTTACAACTACTTTTGTGACTTTTTCTGAGTATTCAAAAAACCTTTTACATAAAGAAATCCGTAAGTCAAAAAAAATATTTAAACTTAAATTATCACCTTATAGTATATATAAATCTTTTATTTCAAAAGAAAATAATACGAACTACTGCTATGACATTGCTTTTGTAGGTAGGTTATCTCCTTATAAAGGTATAGATATTTTATTAGAAACTATCCAGTTACTTAAGCAAGAAAATAACTCTATTAAGGCTATTATTGCTGGAAAATCAGTTGAAGGATATAATATTAATCAACCACAATATTTATTCGATAATCTAAAGGTTATAGATAGACACCTTAATATTATTGAAATGGTTGAAATTATTGTAACATCAAAAATAGTTATTTGTCCCTACACAGAAGCAACGCAGAGCGGAGTCATTATGACAGCTCACGCACTTGGACGGCCGGTTATAGTTACGAATGTAGGTGGCTTACCTGAGTATATTTTGCAAAGTAAAAATGGAATAGTTCTGGCAAGTAATACTTGCGCAGAATTAGCCAATCAAATAAAATTATTATTGGAAAATAATAATTTTATTAGTATGATTACTTATTTAGAGAATGATAGTAAATCATTCACTACTAGAAATGATTTTAGTCATAATATTTCTACTATTGCAGAATTGTATGTTTAA
- a CDS encoding SDR family NAD(P)-dependent oxidoreductase → MKKVLITGVLGGIGSALALAFREAGYYVYGLDVQKSDNHQADQLIQFDLHQFSSDEDYRNEWKHNFYILIPEVHVLINNAAVQLLDSLSDLKLSDWNHTMSVNLTGPLLLSQNFLDQLEDVNGCIINIGSIHQQLTKRRFISYATSKSALIGLTRALAVDLEGRVRVNAISPAAIETDMLLAGFDGNQGALDELRKIHPVQRIGSPKDVAKMALFLASENSGFIHGANLTLDGGISSVLKDL, encoded by the coding sequence ATGAAAAAAGTCCTAATTACAGGAGTTTTAGGAGGTATAGGCAGCGCGCTTGCGCTAGCCTTTCGTGAAGCGGGCTATTATGTATACGGATTGGACGTTCAAAAATCAGACAACCATCAAGCTGATCAATTAATCCAGTTCGATTTACATCAATTTAGTTCAGATGAAGATTATCGAAATGAATGGAAGCATAATTTTTATATACTGATTCCTGAGGTTCATGTTTTGATCAACAATGCCGCAGTGCAGTTACTAGACAGTTTGTCAGATCTGAAATTAAGCGACTGGAATCATACAATGTCTGTTAACTTAACAGGCCCGTTATTACTTTCTCAGAATTTTTTAGATCAATTAGAAGATGTAAATGGCTGTATCATTAATATTGGCAGTATACATCAACAACTAACTAAAAGACGATTTATTAGTTATGCCACATCAAAAAGTGCACTAATTGGGTTAACGAGAGCCCTAGCCGTTGATTTAGAGGGCCGGGTTCGGGTGAATGCAATTAGTCCGGCGGCTATCGAAACAGACATGCTTTTAGCTGGATTTGACGGCAACCAAGGTGCATTAGATGAGTTACGAAAAATTCATCCAGTACAACGTATTGGTAGCCCGAAAGATGTAGCTAAAATGGCATTGTTTCTTGCTTCCGAAAACTCTGGTTTCATTCACGGAGCTAACTTGACACTTGATGGAGGCATAAGTTCTGTATTAAAGGATTTATAG
- a CDS encoding glycosyltransferase family 4 protein, with amino-acid sequence MLLVVKQGGGVSAVINAYKGSDIWRNWNILWIETHIDKGPLKKISFFLKSFCLYIYKLPQAKLVHIHFSEPMSLMRKLLFFIIAKLFRKKIVVHFHSFSVDTTINSDFSNIYKYVFQGSDFIFVLSKKWKLWIDERWPDLKLKTTVIYNPCDNVENILLHNREKIILYAGTINSRKGYADLLSAFSLIKSKHSKWKIIFAGNGEIKEGIQLAKQLNIQENVEFVGWVSGANKDALFRRASIFCLPSYAEGLPMAVLDAFSYGLPIITTPVGGIPDFLENGKNALIFSPGDINSLANCINTCIIDDSLRFNLSNKSVELSKTTFNKNAIFEKINCIYSSLL; translated from the coding sequence TTGCTACTAGTAGTAAAACAAGGGGGGGGGGTATCTGCTGTTATTAACGCTTATAAAGGATCAGATATTTGGAGAAATTGGAATATTTTATGGATTGAAACCCATATTGATAAGGGGCCATTAAAAAAAATCAGTTTTTTTCTAAAATCTTTTTGTCTTTACATTTACAAACTCCCTCAAGCCAAATTAGTTCATATTCATTTTAGTGAACCGATGTCTTTGATGCGTAAATTATTATTTTTTATAATAGCTAAGTTATTTCGGAAAAAAATTGTTGTTCATTTTCACTCTTTTAGTGTTGATACAACAATAAATAGTGATTTTTCTAATATTTATAAGTATGTTTTTCAAGGATCTGACTTTATATTCGTTTTATCTAAAAAATGGAAGTTGTGGATAGATGAGCGCTGGCCTGATCTAAAATTGAAAACGACTGTAATATATAACCCTTGTGACAATGTTGAGAATATTTTATTGCATAACAGAGAAAAAATAATCCTTTATGCAGGGACTATAAATTCTAGAAAAGGTTATGCAGACTTATTATCAGCATTTTCTCTTATTAAATCTAAGCATTCTAAATGGAAAATCATTTTTGCGGGTAATGGAGAGATAAAAGAAGGTATACAGTTAGCTAAGCAATTGAATATTCAAGAAAACGTTGAATTTGTAGGATGGGTTAGTGGGGCAAACAAAGATGCTCTTTTTAGGCGAGCATCTATTTTTTGTTTACCCAGTTATGCTGAAGGGTTACCAATGGCAGTATTAGATGCTTTCTCTTATGGACTTCCCATTATTACAACTCCCGTTGGAGGAATACCTGACTTTCTGGAAAATGGAAAAAATGCATTGATATTTTCCCCTGGAGATATTAATTCATTAGCTAATTGTATTAATACTTGTATTATTGATGATTCGTTAAGATTTAATCTTTCAAACAAATCTGTTGAATTGTCAAAAACTACATTTAATAAAAACGCTATTTTTGAAAAAATTAATTGTATATATAGTTCATTGTTATAG
- a CDS encoding WecB/TagA/CpsF family glycosyltransferase: MKVISLNITLGSYSHVQDWILAAAHRRESRTVCFANVHMVIEAKHKPKVADAVNSSDWILPDGLPLTWAMRLLYLIRQDRITGMDMLPSLLERAAKEDLAIFLYGSTSDVLKRSVEKCKFLFPGVNIVGTYSPPFRELTVEEENSVISTISHSGAQLVFVALGCPKQELWINNMRGRIPAVLLAIGGALPVLAGDVTRAPSWMQKMGLEWFFRLMQEPKRLFKRYAVTNSLYVWYMGQQLIIRLLSLAKFS, encoded by the coding sequence ATGAAAGTGATTAGCCTTAATATTACATTAGGATCTTACAGTCATGTGCAAGATTGGATTTTAGCTGCTGCACACCGAAGAGAATCTCGAACTGTTTGTTTTGCTAATGTTCATATGGTGATTGAGGCTAAGCACAAGCCCAAGGTGGCAGATGCAGTTAACAGTTCAGATTGGATTTTGCCTGATGGTTTACCACTTACATGGGCGATGCGCTTGCTATATTTAATTCGGCAAGACAGAATTACGGGTATGGATATGCTGCCTAGCTTGCTAGAGCGAGCAGCTAAAGAAGATTTAGCTATTTTTTTATACGGCTCTACTTCGGACGTATTGAAACGAAGTGTAGAAAAATGTAAATTCTTGTTTCCTGGAGTAAATATTGTTGGGACTTATTCACCACCATTTAGGGAGTTGACCGTAGAAGAAGAAAATAGTGTTATTTCTACAATTTCTCACTCAGGGGCACAATTAGTATTTGTTGCACTTGGATGTCCAAAACAAGAACTTTGGATAAATAACATGCGCGGACGTATTCCTGCAGTTTTACTAGCTATAGGAGGTGCTTTACCTGTATTAGCTGGAGATGTGACTCGAGCTCCGAGTTGGATGCAAAAAATGGGTTTAGAATGGTTCTTCCGGCTCATGCAAGAACCAAAGCGTTTGTTCAAACGCTATGCTGTGACAAATAGTTTATATGTTTGGTACATGGGCCAACAATTGATTATCCGGTTACTATCACTCGCAAAATTTAGCTAA
- a CDS encoding lipopolysaccharide biosynthesis protein: protein MNTKYITYFIKLWNSPTITTWASFLSKSFNVTIVMPLILSRLTTGDVNLWYLYATVISLQILLDAGFGSAFVRVIAYGTVGFNDFTKLQSGVFLSSDEDGFNESFITTVYHLMMKVYKLLCLIGLLILITVGSWAFMHPIQESSQAKLGWLTWGMFSITFPIILWGNVYLNLLQGTHNVPLVRRWDTLFNLISSASCIILLIIYPNVYILVIVTQFWMLVAVYRNYRLVANKYPFLKQNLPDTDKMNEIRKNVVPSALKSGLGLIMSQGIIQLSGFVYAQLATPAALASYLLGLNLIQAIRNFAQAPFYSRLPELAAYTGKGDIDQLKNVARRNMFRVYLIFSIGFFSVTFLHEPLFKLIHSNIVFPDPRLWGLMGLAFLVDRYGAMHLQVYSTTNHIIWHTLNGITGVLMIGLSIFLYPFMAIYALPVSMLSAYVLCYSWYAPYKSYKFIKTSFFQYEWNTFLPFILILILFTFFT, encoded by the coding sequence ATGAATACTAAATATATAACCTATTTTATTAAGCTTTGGAATTCGCCCACTATAACGACTTGGGCGAGTTTCTTGTCAAAATCATTTAATGTGACAATAGTAATGCCACTTATATTAAGTCGCCTTACTACAGGCGATGTTAATTTATGGTATTTATATGCAACTGTAATAAGTTTACAAATTTTACTTGACGCTGGATTTGGTTCCGCTTTTGTGCGAGTTATAGCATATGGTACAGTAGGGTTTAATGATTTTACAAAACTTCAATCAGGAGTATTTTTATCCTCTGATGAAGATGGATTTAATGAATCATTTATTACTACAGTTTACCATCTAATGATGAAAGTGTACAAGTTACTTTGCTTAATTGGCCTGTTAATACTAATCACTGTAGGTTCATGGGCTTTTATGCATCCTATTCAAGAATCTAGTCAAGCAAAATTAGGTTGGCTAACATGGGGAATGTTTTCGATTACTTTTCCTATTATATTATGGGGAAATGTATACTTAAATTTACTACAAGGCACTCATAATGTGCCTCTTGTTCGTAGATGGGATACATTATTTAATCTAATAAGTTCGGCATCATGTATTATACTACTTATAATATATCCTAATGTATATATATTAGTAATAGTGACGCAATTTTGGATGTTGGTGGCAGTATATCGAAACTACCGACTGGTAGCTAATAAGTATCCCTTTTTGAAACAAAATCTTCCTGATACCGATAAGATGAATGAAATTCGAAAGAATGTAGTTCCAAGTGCGTTAAAAAGTGGGCTTGGTCTAATAATGTCTCAAGGAATCATCCAATTATCTGGATTCGTCTATGCCCAACTAGCAACACCAGCAGCCTTAGCATCTTATTTATTAGGACTTAATCTTATTCAAGCGATTCGTAATTTTGCGCAAGCACCTTTTTATAGTCGATTACCAGAGTTAGCTGCCTATACTGGAAAAGGCGATATTGATCAGTTGAAAAATGTGGCTCGTCGAAATATGTTCAGAGTTTATTTAATTTTTTCAATAGGTTTTTTCTCAGTTACATTTTTACATGAACCGCTGTTTAAATTAATTCACTCTAATATAGTATTTCCTGATCCACGCTTGTGGGGATTAATGGGATTAGCTTTTCTAGTTGATAGATATGGTGCAATGCATTTACAAGTTTATAGCACAACAAATCATATTATTTGGCATACACTTAATGGAATAACCGGAGTCCTAATGATAGGTTTATCTATTTTCTTATATCCATTTATGGCGATATATGCGCTACCAGTTAGTATGCTATCTGCATATGTGCTTTGTTATTCATGGTATGCTCCATACAAATCTTATAAATTCATAAAAACTTCTTTTTTTCAATATGAATGGAATACTTTTTTGCCATTTATACTTATACTAATACTATTCACATTCTTCACTTAA
- a CDS encoding cellulase family glycosylhydrolase gives MPFLFLLIVQIIYSCNSFAQQVGDSSVVISHNNPFYFEKNKKLFIPIGINLCWPETNDNSEFKSMEDYFQKLSANKGNYVRIWLSTPFWEIEKKTPGSYDESKIDRLKKLLLLAHKYNIYIMFCLHHFRNISLTQRSFYNKVNYSSLFSNINEYFSLDTGKELYIKRASLILNTFSYDSNIIAWELWNEIDTVDGTVWEDWTAYMLQYFSNNFPKLLFTQSLGSYDDARKENTYKNILSLNHNKISQVHRYLDSGARWPVVRSCFMDSVCGQAIFNIRSYHINKPVLLSETGAVEKSHTGPWKYYLKDTLGILLHDILFAPYFSGAAGPGHSWHWDQYINKLNLWWHFKRFNNVIQVFDPIKENAQPYSFTVSDSLAFYGLKGKNNEIFWIRDHASNWKSEIVDNLPARIIHNRIVDLPSKDIKLVQAYDPWTDKWTNISIRDNKIILPDFRRSLVLKLSKYE, from the coding sequence ATGCCTTTCCTTTTCTTGTTAATTGTTCAAATTATTTATTCGTGTAATTCCTTTGCCCAACAAGTTGGCGATAGCTCAGTTGTAATTAGTCACAACAATCCCTTTTATTTTGAAAAAAATAAAAAATTATTTATTCCAATAGGAATCAATTTGTGTTGGCCTGAGACTAATGATAATTCTGAATTTAAAAGTATGGAAGATTATTTTCAGAAGTTATCTGCTAATAAAGGAAACTATGTTCGTATTTGGCTTAGCACACCATTTTGGGAGATTGAAAAAAAAACTCCTGGGAGTTATGATGAATCAAAAATTGATAGACTTAAAAAATTACTTTTATTAGCTCATAAATACAATATTTATATAATGTTTTGCTTACACCATTTTAGGAATATATCTTTAACCCAAAGAAGCTTTTACAATAAAGTAAATTATAGTAGTTTGTTTTCTAACATAAACGAATATTTTTCATTAGATACGGGGAAGGAATTGTATATTAAGCGTGCTTCTTTAATTTTAAATACATTTTCTTATGACTCTAATATTATTGCTTGGGAACTATGGAATGAAATTGACACAGTTGATGGGACTGTTTGGGAAGATTGGACTGCCTATATGCTTCAATATTTTTCTAATAATTTTCCTAAACTTTTATTTACCCAGAGTTTAGGAAGTTATGATGATGCTAGAAAAGAGAACACCTATAAAAACATTTTGTCTTTAAACCATAACAAAATTTCCCAAGTTCATAGATACTTGGATTCAGGTGCAAGATGGCCAGTAGTCCGTAGTTGTTTTATGGACTCCGTGTGTGGGCAGGCAATTTTTAATATACGGTCCTACCATATAAATAAGCCAGTCCTTCTTTCTGAAACTGGTGCTGTGGAGAAAAGTCATACTGGACCTTGGAAATATTATTTAAAAGATACTCTTGGAATTCTATTGCATGATATTTTATTTGCACCATATTTTTCTGGAGCTGCGGGGCCAGGTCATTCTTGGCATTGGGATCAATACATTAACAAATTAAATTTATGGTGGCATTTTAAACGATTCAATAATGTTATCCAAGTTTTTGATCCTATTAAAGAAAATGCGCAGCCTTATTCATTTACAGTTTCTGATTCTTTGGCTTTTTATGGTTTAAAAGGAAAAAACAATGAAATATTCTGGATTAGAGATCATGCATCTAATTGGAAAAGTGAAATTGTAGATAATTTACCTGCAAGAATAATCCACAACAGAATCGTTGATTTGCCCTCGAAGGATATTAAACTAGTTCAAGCGTACGACCCATGGACTGATAAGTGGACTAATATTTCAATACGTGATAATAAAATAATTCTACCTGATTTCAGGCGTTCATTAGTATTAAAGCTATCAAAGTATGAATAA
- a CDS encoding acylneuraminate cytidylyltransferase family protein, whose amino-acid sequence MSYSVAAIVPMRHSSERVPGKNYRDFAGKPLFHRIIDTLLECPSITKIVIDTDSPTVIEQAQVHYPTITVLERPEHLRDGAIPMNNVLLNTCEQIPADFYLQTHSTNPLLSAETVEKGVKQFLNQYPIYDTLFGVTRMQTRLWDQLARAINHNANILLRTQDLPPVYMENSCMYIFKKETLIQKGNRIGDRPYMYEIAEIEAQDIDVELNFKVAEFLFTELYPELVV is encoded by the coding sequence ATGTCATATTCCGTTGCTGCTATTGTTCCCATGCGCCATTCCAGCGAGAGAGTACCAGGGAAAAATTACAGAGATTTTGCTGGTAAACCCCTTTTTCATCGAATCATTGATACATTACTGGAATGCCCGTCGATTACAAAAATTGTAATCGATACAGATAGTCCTACGGTCATTGAACAGGCTCAAGTTCATTACCCCACTATTACAGTTCTGGAGCGGCCAGAACATTTACGTGATGGGGCTATTCCAATGAATAACGTTCTGCTAAATACCTGTGAGCAAATTCCAGCTGACTTTTATCTACAAACTCATAGTACGAACCCATTGCTGTCAGCAGAAACTGTTGAAAAAGGAGTTAAACAATTCCTGAACCAATATCCTATATACGATACGCTATTTGGCGTAACTCGAATGCAGACAAGGCTTTGGGACCAATTAGCTAGGGCAATCAATCATAACGCAAATATTCTGCTCCGAACCCAGGATTTGCCGCCTGTATATATGGAAAACTCCTGTATGTACATCTTCAAAAAAGAAACGCTTATACAAAAAGGCAATCGAATTGGTGATCGACCTTACATGTATGAAATAGCTGAAATTGAAGCACAGGATATTGATGTTGAATTAAATTTTAAAGTTGCTGAATTCCTCTTTACTGAACTTTATCCTGAACTGGTAGTATGA
- a CDS encoding DUF4886 domain-containing protein has product MRILRPIGQQRVCLLLLLCFIRVIAFSQSTPTAVNSGKQPIHLFMIGNSFSQNASKFLPELSKEGGHELIIGRAELGGSSLQRHWEHAEAAERNPDDPKGKPYTGKSLKMLLSEGQWDVVTIQQASILSGNVDTYRPYARKLYEYVKKLQPRATVVFHQTWAYRSDSKDFSQIASGDSAKSAEQMWEKSRAAYHTIADELGIAIIPNGDAFWKMNTTANWAYHPDHAFDFTHPQSPALPNQTHSLHMGYRWDNGKLAFDSHHANNAGCYLGGLVWYSFLFNESPVKLTFCPDGVDKDFAKQLRKTAWSVVKKEETKYRLVRGK; this is encoded by the coding sequence ATGCGTATTCTCCGTCCGATTGGTCAACAGCGGGTTTGTCTGCTGTTGTTACTTTGTTTTATTCGTGTAATTGCCTTTTCGCAGTCGACGCCAACTGCTGTAAACAGCGGCAAGCAACCCATCCATTTATTTATGATTGGCAATAGTTTTTCGCAAAATGCGTCAAAATTCTTGCCAGAGTTAAGCAAAGAAGGCGGTCACGAGCTGATCATCGGGCGGGCCGAACTAGGAGGGAGTTCGTTACAGCGCCATTGGGAACATGCGGAAGCTGCCGAGCGCAACCCCGATGATCCAAAAGGGAAACCCTATACTGGGAAATCGCTGAAAATGCTCCTTTCGGAAGGGCAATGGGATGTGGTGACCATCCAGCAGGCTTCGATTCTGTCGGGCAATGTGGATACCTATCGGCCTTATGCCCGAAAATTATACGAGTACGTTAAGAAGCTACAGCCGCGTGCTACGGTAGTCTTCCACCAAACCTGGGCGTATCGCTCCGATTCAAAGGATTTTAGCCAGATCGCTTCAGGAGACTCGGCGAAGAGTGCCGAACAAATGTGGGAGAAGTCAAGAGCAGCTTATCATACCATCGCCGACGAATTGGGCATTGCCATCATTCCGAATGGCGATGCGTTCTGGAAAATGAACACAACGGCCAACTGGGCGTATCATCCCGATCACGCGTTTGATTTTACCCATCCACAATCACCGGCTTTGCCCAATCAAACGCATTCGTTGCACATGGGGTATCGCTGGGACAACGGCAAACTGGCGTTCGATTCACACCATGCCAACAACGCGGGTTGCTATCTGGGTGGCCTGGTTTGGTATAGTTTCCTGTTTAATGAGTCGCCGGTTAAACTGACGTTCTGCCCAGACGGTGTAGACAAGGACTTTGCAAAGCAGTTGCGAAAAACAGCCTGGTCGGTGGTTAAGAAGGAGGAAACGAAATACAGGTTGGTGAGGGGGAAGTAG
- a CDS encoding phosphoglycerate dehydrogenase yields the protein MKVLITCPPMLGQLAEFLPIFEEAGIEVIAPKVIQILSEEELLDLVPTVDGWIIGDDQATEQIFRAGKAGKLKAAVKWGIGVDNVDFKACKELGIPIINTPMMFGAEVATIAVSYVLGLARQTYYIDREVRAGNWVKPAGMSLAGHTVALVGFGDIGKATARFLKAFDMHINVYDPFATRTEADEEAYRFLNFPEGLEAADFVVTTCALTHATKHMINTETIQLMKDGVRIVNVSRGPIIEEAALIAALKNGKVHSAGLDVFEIEPLPMESELRQFDLCIFGTHNGSNTIQGVRRASHQAIRSIFKFLEIGVNA from the coding sequence ATGAAAGTCTTAATTACCTGCCCACCTATGCTTGGGCAACTTGCTGAATTTTTGCCTATTTTCGAAGAAGCTGGCATAGAAGTAATTGCTCCCAAGGTAATTCAAATTTTATCAGAAGAAGAACTTCTTGACCTTGTTCCAACTGTTGATGGTTGGATCATCGGGGATGATCAGGCAACAGAACAGATTTTTCGTGCTGGGAAAGCTGGAAAATTGAAAGCAGCTGTTAAATGGGGTATTGGCGTTGATAATGTTGATTTTAAGGCCTGTAAAGAGTTAGGAATCCCGATTATTAATACACCAATGATGTTTGGCGCTGAAGTGGCCACCATTGCTGTATCGTATGTTTTAGGTCTTGCTCGACAGACCTATTATATCGATCGTGAAGTTCGGGCAGGAAATTGGGTAAAACCAGCTGGGATGTCATTAGCGGGTCATACAGTCGCTTTAGTTGGATTCGGTGATATTGGAAAGGCTACAGCTCGATTTTTGAAAGCATTTGATATGCATATTAATGTATACGATCCTTTTGCTACCCGGACTGAAGCCGATGAGGAAGCATATCGTTTCCTGAATTTTCCGGAGGGGCTAGAGGCTGCCGATTTTGTTGTCACTACTTGTGCTCTGACTCATGCGACTAAGCACATGATCAATACCGAAACAATTCAATTAATGAAAGATGGTGTTCGTATTGTAAATGTTTCCAGAGGCCCTATCATTGAGGAAGCGGCTCTAATAGCTGCACTTAAAAATGGAAAAGTACATTCGGCAGGTCTCGACGTGTTTGAAATAGAACCGCTGCCAATGGAATCTGAACTTCGGCAGTTTGATCTGTGCATTTTCGGAACGCATAATGGTTCAAATACAATTCAGGGGGTTCGTCGCGCTAGCCACCAGGCTATTCGATCTATATTTAAGTTTTTAGAAATTGGTGTAAATGCTTAG